One genomic region from Conexibacter woesei DSM 14684 encodes:
- a CDS encoding enoyl-CoA hydratase family protein translates to MTSFRASAPLTPDAAWQHFDLSVADGVATITLNRPDKLNALTFEAYADLRDLVAELPHRDDVRVVVLTGEGRGFCSGGDVEEIIGELRKLDASGLLAFTRMTGATVKAMRECPLPIIAAINGVAAGAGSVLALASDFRLLARSASFAFLFTRVGLAGADMGSAYLLPRIVGLGRATELLMLGDKLDAETALRIGLASELVDDDELAGRTSALARRLADGPALAYATTKSLIAKEQDMDLAGAIELEAVTQALLMTSHDHHEFLDAWREGRRPDWKGR, encoded by the coding sequence GTGACCAGCTTCCGCGCTTCGGCGCCGCTCACCCCCGACGCCGCCTGGCAGCACTTCGACCTGTCGGTCGCCGACGGCGTCGCGACGATCACGCTCAACCGCCCGGACAAGCTCAACGCGCTCACGTTCGAGGCGTACGCCGACCTGCGCGACCTCGTCGCCGAGCTGCCGCACCGCGACGACGTGCGCGTGGTCGTGCTGACCGGCGAGGGCCGCGGCTTCTGCTCGGGCGGGGACGTCGAGGAGATCATCGGCGAGCTGCGCAAGCTCGACGCCTCCGGCCTGCTCGCCTTCACGCGCATGACGGGGGCGACGGTCAAGGCGATGCGCGAGTGCCCGCTGCCGATCATCGCCGCGATCAACGGGGTCGCCGCCGGCGCGGGCTCGGTACTGGCGCTCGCGAGCGACTTCCGCCTGCTGGCGCGCTCGGCCTCGTTCGCGTTCCTCTTCACGCGCGTCGGCCTCGCCGGCGCCGACATGGGGTCCGCCTACCTGCTGCCGCGGATCGTCGGCCTCGGCCGCGCGACCGAGCTGCTGATGCTCGGCGACAAGCTCGACGCCGAGACGGCGCTGCGGATCGGGCTCGCGAGCGAGCTCGTCGACGACGACGAGCTGGCAGGGCGCACGAGCGCGCTCGCGCGCCGTCTCGCCGACGGTCCCGCGCTCGCCTACGCGACGACGAAGTCGCTGATCGCGAAGGAGCAGGACATGGACCTCGCCGGCGCGATCGAGCTGGAGGCCGTCACGCAGGCGCTGCTGATGACGAGCCACGACCACCACGAGTTCCTCGACGCCTGGCGCGAAGGCCGGCGTCCCGACTGGAAGGGGCGTTGA
- a CDS encoding RidA family protein, whose product MAHEIVTAPELAPPVGYAHAVVAAPGRLVHLGGQTALNADGEIVGEGLAAQLDVAAGNVVAALRAAGGVPEDIVSMQLFVTDVPAYRAQLPELGAVWRRHFGRHYPASGLFGVTRLYDDDALIELMAVAVVPQERDA is encoded by the coding sequence ATGGCGCACGAGATCGTGACCGCACCCGAGCTGGCGCCGCCGGTCGGCTACGCGCACGCCGTCGTCGCCGCTCCGGGCCGGCTCGTCCACCTCGGCGGGCAGACCGCGCTGAACGCGGACGGCGAGATCGTCGGCGAAGGGCTCGCCGCTCAGCTCGACGTCGCCGCCGGCAACGTCGTCGCGGCGCTGCGCGCCGCGGGCGGCGTCCCCGAGGACATCGTCTCGATGCAGCTGTTCGTGACCGACGTCCCCGCCTATCGCGCCCAGCTGCCCGAGCTGGGAGCAGTCTGGCGCAGGCACTTCGGTCGCCACTACCCCGCCAGCGGCCTGTTCGGCGTGACGCGCCTGTACGACGACGATGCGCTGATCGAGCTGATGGCGGTCGCCGTCGTCCCGCAGGAGCGCGACGCGTGA
- a CDS encoding acyl-CoA dehydrogenase family protein, giving the protein MSDAIPALDAHLDDGQRALLEQTAALAATTLAPIAATGEEGAIDRPLLRALAEHGLLGRLFAREGDDWRPDVSALDLCLIREGLARGCTAAETAFALQGLGTFPLLQSGRPETVAAWLPRIAAGEAAAGFALTEPDAGSDVAALSLRAERDGDGFRLTGEKTWISNAPEADVYSVFARTTDGAGARGLTAFLVPRESEGLSGEPLRLLSPHPIGRLTFDGVYVPPEHLLGEVDGGFRVAMRTLDMFRPSVGAFAIGMANAALDAAVAHASTRQAFGGPLKDLQAVAHRLADVSARVHAARLAVHHAAAAYDRGVRPVTQASAIAKLLATEVAQEAVDAAIQVHGARALEHGHLLEHLYREVRAPRIYEGASEIQREIIARGLFPRAREERA; this is encoded by the coding sequence GTGAGCGACGCGATCCCCGCACTCGACGCCCATCTCGACGACGGGCAGCGCGCGCTGCTGGAGCAGACCGCTGCGCTTGCGGCGACGACGCTCGCGCCGATCGCCGCCACGGGGGAGGAAGGGGCGATCGACCGCCCGCTGCTGCGCGCGCTCGCCGAGCACGGCCTGCTCGGACGGCTGTTCGCGCGTGAAGGCGACGACTGGCGGCCGGACGTCTCGGCGCTCGACCTGTGCCTGATCCGCGAGGGGCTCGCGCGCGGCTGCACCGCGGCCGAGACCGCCTTCGCGCTGCAGGGGCTCGGCACCTTCCCGCTGCTGCAGTCGGGCCGCCCCGAGACGGTCGCTGCATGGCTGCCGCGGATCGCCGCCGGCGAGGCGGCGGCCGGCTTCGCGCTGACCGAACCGGACGCCGGCAGCGACGTCGCCGCGCTGTCGCTGCGCGCCGAGCGCGACGGCGACGGCTTCCGCCTCACGGGCGAGAAGACATGGATCTCGAACGCGCCCGAAGCCGACGTCTACTCGGTCTTCGCGCGCACGACCGACGGCGCCGGCGCCCGCGGGCTGACCGCGTTCCTCGTCCCGCGCGAGAGCGAGGGTCTGAGCGGCGAGCCGCTGCGCCTGCTGTCGCCCCATCCGATCGGCCGGCTGACGTTCGACGGCGTCTACGTCCCGCCGGAGCACCTGCTCGGCGAGGTCGACGGCGGCTTCCGCGTCGCGATGCGCACGCTCGACATGTTCCGCCCGAGCGTCGGCGCGTTCGCGATCGGGATGGCGAACGCGGCGCTCGACGCGGCCGTCGCGCACGCGAGCACGCGCCAGGCGTTCGGCGGTCCGCTGAAGGATCTGCAGGCGGTCGCGCACCGCCTCGCCGACGTGTCGGCGCGCGTGCACGCGGCGCGGCTCGCGGTCCACCACGCGGCCGCCGCCTACGACCGCGGCGTTCGTCCGGTCACGCAGGCGTCGGCGATCGCGAAGCTGCTGGCCACGGAGGTCGCCCAGGAGGCGGTCGACGCGGCGATCCAGGTGCACGGCGCGCGAGCGCTGGAGCACGGCCACCTGCTGGAGCACCTGTACCGAGAGGTGCGCGCCCCGCGCATCTACGAGGGCGCGTCGGAGATCCAGCGCGAGATCATCGCGCGCGGGCTGTTCCCGCGCGCGCGGGAGGAGCGAGCATGA
- a CDS encoding bifunctional salicylyl-CoA 5-hydroxylase/oxidoreductase: protein MKVAIAGGGPGGLYAAILLRRLGHEVTVWERNAPDDTFGFGVVFSDETLAAFEAADPPTFAQIAGSFARWTDIDVCYRGTRQRSGGHGFSALERKRLLRILQERVLELGADVRFSTEAPPIEQLSAGHDLVIAADGANSGLRTARADAFGPSVDVRRSKYMWLGTDLVFDAFRFDVVETEFGVFQVHGYPYDATMSTFIVETDEATWRRAGLDVNEDAELPPGVSDEYGIAFAREYLADVLDGRQLFGNNSKWLNFRTIRNARWSDGNVVLLGDAAHTAHFSIGSGTKLAMEDAIALAWAFKARDGESVGDVLAAYEAERRPVVDSTQRAAQASLEWFEQIARYVGQPPKQFAFNLLTRSRRITYDNLQIRDEGFVEQVDREFTSGDGGATVPPMFLRFRLRDLELANRVVVSPMDMYSAVDGTIGDFHLVHLGSRGVGGAGLVMSEMICVSAEGRITPGCAGLYRDDQIEGWRRVVDFVHGHGEAKIGAQLGHSGRKGSTTLLWEGDSEPLAQGGWETLAPSPLPYFPHSPVPREMARADMDRVRDEFVAATRRAEAAGFDVLELHFAHGYLLNSFLSPLTNVRGDEYGGDLAGRARYPLEVLDACRAAWPAAKPISVRISATDWVDGGFDGDDAVALARLLAEHDVDVVHVSTGQVSPDQRPAYGRSFQTPFADRIRNEAGIPTIAVGAISSAEDVNTTILAGRADLCALGRPHLYDPYWTLHAAADQGYRGDPWIAQYRSGRRKPQDGTVGPPKPPPRRFGDGDEEAVGAGRSWQPVRSGA from the coding sequence ATGAAGGTCGCGATCGCGGGCGGCGGGCCCGGGGGGCTGTACGCCGCGATCCTGCTGCGGCGCCTCGGGCACGAGGTGACGGTGTGGGAGCGCAACGCCCCGGACGACACGTTCGGCTTCGGCGTCGTCTTCTCCGACGAGACGCTGGCCGCATTCGAGGCGGCCGACCCGCCGACGTTCGCCCAGATCGCGGGCAGCTTCGCTCGCTGGACCGACATCGACGTCTGCTACCGCGGCACGCGCCAGCGCTCCGGCGGCCACGGCTTCTCGGCGCTGGAGCGCAAGCGGCTGCTGCGGATCCTGCAGGAGCGGGTGCTCGAGCTGGGCGCCGACGTGCGGTTCAGCACCGAGGCGCCGCCGATCGAGCAGCTGTCGGCCGGCCATGACCTCGTGATCGCCGCCGACGGCGCCAACAGCGGCCTGCGCACGGCGCGCGCGGACGCGTTCGGGCCGAGCGTCGACGTGCGCCGCTCGAAGTACATGTGGCTCGGCACCGATCTCGTCTTCGACGCCTTCCGCTTCGACGTCGTCGAGACCGAGTTCGGCGTCTTTCAGGTCCACGGCTATCCGTACGACGCGACGATGAGCACGTTCATCGTCGAGACCGACGAGGCGACGTGGCGGCGCGCCGGGCTCGACGTCAACGAGGACGCCGAGCTGCCGCCGGGCGTCAGCGACGAGTACGGGATCGCCTTCGCGCGCGAGTACCTCGCCGACGTGCTGGACGGCCGCCAGCTGTTCGGGAACAACTCGAAGTGGCTGAACTTCCGCACGATCCGCAACGCGCGCTGGAGTGACGGCAACGTCGTCCTGCTGGGCGACGCCGCGCACACGGCGCACTTCTCGATCGGCTCGGGCACGAAGCTCGCGATGGAGGACGCGATCGCGTTGGCGTGGGCGTTCAAGGCGCGCGACGGCGAGAGCGTCGGCGACGTGCTCGCCGCCTACGAGGCCGAGCGCCGGCCGGTCGTCGACAGCACGCAGCGCGCCGCGCAGGCGAGCCTCGAGTGGTTCGAGCAGATCGCGCGCTACGTCGGCCAGCCGCCCAAGCAGTTCGCGTTCAACCTGCTCACGCGCAGCCGTCGCATCACCTACGACAACCTGCAGATCCGCGACGAGGGCTTCGTCGAGCAGGTCGATCGCGAGTTCACGTCCGGCGACGGCGGCGCGACCGTGCCGCCGATGTTCCTGCGCTTCCGGCTCCGCGATCTGGAGCTGGCGAACCGCGTCGTCGTCTCGCCGATGGACATGTACAGCGCCGTCGACGGCACGATCGGCGACTTCCACCTCGTCCATCTCGGCAGCCGCGGCGTCGGCGGCGCGGGGCTCGTGATGAGCGAGATGATCTGCGTCTCGGCAGAGGGGCGCATCACCCCGGGCTGCGCCGGCCTCTACCGCGACGACCAGATCGAGGGCTGGCGGCGCGTCGTCGACTTCGTCCACGGCCACGGCGAGGCGAAGATCGGCGCGCAGCTCGGCCACAGCGGGCGCAAGGGGTCGACGACGCTGCTGTGGGAGGGCGACAGCGAACCGCTCGCTCAGGGCGGCTGGGAGACGCTCGCGCCGTCGCCGTTGCCCTACTTCCCGCACAGCCCCGTCCCGCGCGAGATGGCGCGCGCCGACATGGACCGCGTGCGCGACGAGTTCGTCGCGGCGACGCGGCGCGCGGAGGCGGCCGGTTTCGACGTGCTCGAGCTGCACTTCGCGCACGGCTACCTGCTCAACTCGTTCCTGTCGCCGCTCACGAACGTGCGCGGCGACGAGTACGGCGGCGACCTCGCCGGACGGGCGCGGTATCCGCTGGAGGTGCTCGACGCCTGCCGCGCGGCGTGGCCGGCCGCGAAGCCGATCTCGGTGCGCATCTCGGCGACCGACTGGGTCGACGGCGGGTTCGACGGCGACGACGCGGTCGCGCTCGCGCGGCTGCTGGCGGAGCACGACGTCGACGTCGTCCACGTCTCGACCGGTCAGGTCTCTCCGGATCAGCGGCCGGCGTACGGGCGCAGCTTCCAGACGCCGTTCGCGGACCGCATCCGCAACGAGGCCGGGATCCCGACGATCGCGGTCGGCGCGATCTCCTCCGCCGAGGACGTCAACACGACGATCCTCGCCGGCCGCGCCGACCTCTGCGCGCTCGGGCGCCCGCACCTCTACGACCCGTACTGGACGCTGCACGCGGCGGCCGACCAGGGCTACCGCGGCGACCCGTGGATCGCCCAGTACCGCTCCGGGCGGCGCAAGCCCCAAGACGGCACGGTCGGCCCGCCGAAGCCTCCGCCGCGGCGCTTCGGCGACGGGGACGAGGAAGCGGTGGGGGCGGGGCGGTCGTGGCAGCCCGTCCGCAGCGGTGCCTGA